ACCGATTTTGTCTTTAACTTTTGCTCCGCCAATGATAGCAGTGAACGGACGCTCTGGGTTTGAAAGAGCTTTACCAAGTACTTCAAGTTCTTTCTCCATTAAGAAACCTGCAACCGCTGGAATATGTTCAGCAATTCCTGCTGTTGATGCATGTGCACGGTGGGCAGCGCCAAATGCATCGTTTACATATACGTCTGCAAGCTCAGAGAATGCTTTTGCAAGCTCTGAATCGTTCTTCTCTTCTCCAGCATAGAAACGAACGTTCTCAAGAACAAGAACATCCCCTTCGTTCATGTTGCTGATCATTTGCTTTACGTTTTCTCCATAAGCTTCGTCTGCTTTTGCAACAGGCTTGCCTAGTAGATCTTGAAGGCGTTCAACAACTGGTGTTAAACGAAGTTCCTCAACAACTTCTCCTTTTGGACGACCAAGATGGCTTGCAAGAATAACTTTAGCACCTTGTTCAATTAAGTAGTTAATTGTTGGTAAAGCTGCTTTGATACGTGTTTCGTCTGTAACTTTTCCGTCTTTCATTGGGACGTTGAAATCTACACGACAAAAAACGCGTTTTCCTTTAAGATCGATATCTTTAACAGTTTTTTTGTTCACCGTAAAGACCTCCTTTGCATGATGAGTTTTTGGGTGCTCTCATTGTAAAACGAACGAAGAAAACAAAAACAGGGAGAACGGGGGACAAATCCCCGCTCCCCCTGTTTCACATTTACATTATAGTTGTTATAAAGCATGTAAGCCAACTACAAATTGTTTGAAATTTGTAGTTTGAGGTGATTTATAACTTATAGACCTTGTTTTGCGATGTAAGCAGCAAGATCTACTACGCGGTTAGAGTAACCACTTTCGTTATCATACCAAGAGATAACTTTAACCATGCTGTCTTCCATAACCATTGTAGAAAGAGCATCGATTGTAGAAGAGTTTGCGTTACCGTTGTAGTCACCAGATACTAGTGGCTCTTCGCTGTAACCAAGGATACCTTTAAGATCTCCTTCAGCTGCTTCTTTGAATGCTGCGTTTACTTCTTCAACTGTTACGTCTTTGTCAAGCTCAGCTACAAGGTCAACTAAAGAAACGTTTGGAGTTGGAACACGCATTGCTCCACCGTTTAATTTGCCTTTTAATTCAGGTAATACTAATGATACAGCTTTTGCAGCACCAGTAGTTGTTGGGATGATGTTTTCAGCAGCTGCACGAGCACGACGGTAATCTTTATGTGGTAAGTCTAAGATTTGTTGGTCGTTAGTGTAAGAGTGAACTGTTGTCATCATACCGCGTTTGATACCGAACTTTTCGTTAAGTACTTTAGCAAATGGTGCTAAGCAGTTAGTAGTACAAGAAGCATTAGAAATTACATGGTGGCTTCCTGCATCATATTTATCTTCGTTAACACCCATAACGATTGTGATGTCTTCTTCAGAAGCTGGAGCAGAGATGATAACTTTTTTAGCGCCTGCTTCTAAGTGTTTAGCAGCATCTGCACGTTTTGTGAAGAA
This window of the Priestia filamentosa genome carries:
- a CDS encoding phosphoglycerate kinase, producing MNKKTVKDIDLKGKRVFCRVDFNVPMKDGKVTDETRIKAALPTINYLIEQGAKVILASHLGRPKGEVVEELRLTPVVERLQDLLGKPVAKADEAYGENVKQMISNMNEGDVLVLENVRFYAGEEKNDSELAKAFSELADVYVNDAFGAAHRAHASTAGIAEHIPAVAGFLMEKELEVLGKALSNPERPFTAIIGGAKVKDKIGVIDHLLDKVDNLIIGGGLSYTFIKALGHDVGKSLLEEDKIDLAKTFMDKAKEKGVNFYVPVDVVVADDFSNDANTQVVDIDSIPSDWEGLDAGPKTREIYVDVIKNSKLVIWNGPLGVFELDTFANGTKAVAEALAEATDTYSVIGGGDSAAAAEKFGLADKMSHISTGGGASLEFMEGKELPGVVALNDK
- the gap gene encoding type I glyceraldehyde-3-phosphate dehydrogenase, translating into MAVKVGINGFGRIGRNVFRAALNNPEVEVVAVNDLTDANMLAHLLQYDSVHGKLDQEVKVNGSNLVVGDQEIKVLSERDPAKLTWGDLGVDIVVESTGFFTKRADAAKHLEAGAKKVIISAPASEEDITIVMGVNEDKYDAGSHHVISNASCTTNCLAPFAKVLNEKFGIKRGMMTTVHSYTNDQQILDLPHKDYRRARAAAENIIPTTTGAAKAVSLVLPELKGKLNGGAMRVPTPNVSLVDLVAELDKDVTVEEVNAAFKEAAEGDLKGILGYSEEPLVSGDYNGNANSSTIDALSTMVMEDSMVKVISWYDNESGYSNRVVDLAAYIAKQGL